A single genomic interval of Pseudorasbora parva isolate DD20220531a chromosome 21, ASM2467924v1, whole genome shotgun sequence harbors:
- the fank1 gene encoding fibronectin type 3 and ankyrin repeat domains 1 protein, with the protein MDPAGEQQRSGALTVGQVSHHSIELSWTREHGWTEPPDHWTCFILEQKSSRHSYKEIHKGYSTSFTVENLEPTTTYTFRLKVTRPSGQERYYPLISASTDKEPLNGRNLHNAVLRRDEVELQRVLRSRKVIVDVPDRLDFTPLMIAVMRDFISGVQILVHHGADVNKKNSSGKDSLMMACFHGHLDMVKFLRSCGASWSSRDRSGCCALHWATVGGHLPILQFLIQDGCQTDVLDIAQWTPLMMVSVINGDTAIASLLISAGADVNVQDRDGKTPLMVAVLNNYEHLVKMLLEKGADLNIQNKAGVSALEMAKAFDRENIISLLEESKT; encoded by the exons ATGGATCCTGCAG GTGAGCAGCAGCGGTCTGGGGCTCTGACTGTAGGTCAGGTGAGTCATCACAGCATTGAGCTCAGCTGGACGCGAGAACACGGCTGGACCGAGCCACCTGACCACTGGACCTGCTTCATCCTGGAGCAGAAGAGCTCCAGACACTCATATAAAGAGATACACAA GGGGTACAGCACAAGCTTCACGGTGGAGAATCTAGAGCCAACAACTACATACACATTCAGACTGAAGGTCACCCGGCCGTCGGGTCAGGAGCGGTACTACCCATTGATCTCTGCTTCGACAGACA AGGAGCCTCTGAATGGGAGGAATCTGCACAACGCTGTCCTCAGGAGAGATGAGGTGGAGCTCCAGCGAGTGCTGAGGTCGAG AAAAGTCATAGTGGACGTTCCTGACAGGCTGGACTTTACACCTCTAATGATCGCTGTAATGAGGGACTTTATTAG TGGAGTTCAGATTTTGGTGCATCATGGCGCAGATGTGAACAAAAAGAACAGCAGTGGCAAAGACAG cttgATGATGGCGTGTTTTCATGGGCACCTGGACATGGTGAAGTTCCTGCGCAGTTGCGGTGCGTCCTGGAGCTCTCGGGACCGATCGGGCTGCTGCGCTCTGCATTGGGCTACAGTCGGAGGACACCTGCCCATCCTGCAGTTCCTCATACAGGACGGGTGTCAG ACGGATGTGCTGGACATCGCCCAGTGGACGCCTCTCATGATGGTGTCGGTTATAAACGGAGACACGGCTATAGCGTCACTGTTAATCAGTGCTGGTGCTGATGTTAATGTACAGGACAGAGACGGAAAAACACCACTGATG GTGGCTGTGCTGAATAATTATGAGCATCTAGTTAAAATGCTTCTGGAGAAAGGAGCCGATCTAAACATCCAGAACAAG GCAGGCGTTAGCGCTCTGGAGATGGCCAAAGCATTCGATCGAGAG AATATCATCAGTCTGTTGGAAGAGTCAAAGACGTGA
- the dhx32a gene encoding DEAD/H (Asp-Glu-Ala-Asp/His) box polypeptide 32a — protein sequence MAGNSEISEGELKREEDSDSDLFEFGDDLELNQFDGLPYSSRYYRLLQERKTLPVWKHRHEFMTLLEKHQIVIVSGTTKTGKSTQIPQWCAEFCLSAQYQHGVVVCSQIQRRQAVDLALRVADEMDINIGHEIGYSIPLETCCSNDTILRYCTDDILLREMMSDPMLEHYGVVVLDQAHERTVSTDVLLGLLREVLLQRPELRVVVLSAPPASDTLLTHYGTVPRLQLEAPCAGEVIHSNSSSTESFYSALRLALEVHRSREPGDVAVFLASEQEVVCACNILTKEASRMSASLGELLVVPLFPGLTGMCPPITESQQTSRRVFVSCSQSEDLFWPVDTISFVIDTGVEKRLVYNPRVRASSEVIRPISRCQAEIRKRLTGSTGKCFCLYPEDLQLPTEIPPRILESNITSTALFLKRMEVAGIGHCDFISRPDPEGLMQALEELDYLAALDNDGNLSEMGIIMSELPLDPQMAKALLASCEFDCASEMLTIAAMLAAPSCFIEPPVGMVTEVMRCHMKFQHPEGDHFTLINIYNTFKRSQKEPYFSQEQWCEEYFLCCAALQTADAIRAQLTDILKRIELPISEPAFGTKTNALNIKRALLAGYFMQIARDVDGSGNYFMLLNKHVAQVHRLSGYGAKTHKLGLPEWVLFHEYNLSDDNCIRTVTQISPQAFIQIAPQYFFCNLPPSESKEILQHILDSDRTGHVRAKPQPAAPETEEAESHDRCVIQ from the exons ATGGCTGGAAACAGTGAGATATCAGAGGGAGAACTCAAGAGAGAGGAGGATTCTGATTCTGATCTGTTCGAGTTTGGAGATGATCTGGAGCTCAATCAGTTTGATGGACTGCCATACTCTTCCAGATACTACAGACTCCTGCAGGAGAGGAAAACTCTGCCTGTTTGGAAACACAGACATGAATTCATGACTCTGCTGGAAAAGCATCAGATCGTTATAGTCTCAGGCACAACCAAGACTGGCAAAAGCACACAA ATCCCTCAGTGGTGTGCAGAGTTCTGTCTGTCTGCTCAGTACCAGCACGGCGTGGTGGTGTGCAGTCAGATCCAGAGACGGCAGGCTGTAGATTTGGCCCTCCGTGTTGCCGACGAGATGGACATAAACATCGGCCATGAGATCGGATACAGCATCCCGCTGGAGACATGCTGCTCGAACGACACTATTCTCAG GTACTGCACTGATGACATACTGCTGCGGGAGATGATGTCAGACCCGATGCTGGAGCATTATGGGGTGGTGGTGTTAGACCAGGCCCACGAGAGGACCGTGAGCACTGACGTCCTCCTGGGTCTGCTCAGAGAGGTGCTTCTCCAGCGGCCCGAGCTCCGGGTGGTGGTTCTGTCCGCCCCGCCCGCCTCAGACACGCTCCTCACGCACTACGGGACGGTCCCGCGCCTGCAGCTGGAAGCCCCGTGCGCCGGTGAAGTGATCcacagcaacagcagcagcactGAAAGCTTCTATTCGGCTCTGAGGCTCGCTCTGGAGGTCCATCGATCCAGAGAGCCAGGAGACGTAGCTGTGTTTTTAGCTTCTGAGCAG gaggTTGTCTGTGCCTGTAATATTCTCACTAAAGAAGCGTCCAGAATGAGTGCATCTCTGGGAGAGCTGTTAGTTGTCCCTCTGTTCCCCGGACTCACTGGAATGTGTCCACCAATCACAGAAAGTCAACAGACAAGTAGGCGGGTCTTCGTTTCCTGTAGCCAATCAGAGGATCTCTTCTGGCCGGTGGACACCATTAGTTTTGTCATTGATACTGGAGTAGAGAAGAGATTA GTGTATAACCCACGAGTGAGAGCCAGTTCAGAGGTCATCCGACCCATCAGTAGATGTCAAGCTGAAATCCGTAAACGACTGACTGGATCAACAG GGAAGTGCTTCTGCTTGTATCCTGAGGACCTTCAGCTGCCCACTGAGATCCCTCCGCGGATTCTGGAGTCAAACATCACGTCCACGGCGCTCTTTCTGAAGAGGATGGAGGTGGCCGGGATCGGACACTGTGACTTCATTAGCAGACCTG ACCCTGAGGGGCTCATGCAGGCATTGGAGGAGCTCGATTATCTCGCTGCTTTGGACAATGATGGAAACCTGTCTGAGATGGGCATCATCATGTCAGAGCTTCCTCTGGATCCACAGATGGCGAAAGCTTTGCTGGCTTCCTGTGAGTTTGACTGCGCTAGTGAGATGCTCACCATCGCTGCAATGCTCGCAG CACCGAGCTGCTTCATTGAGCCTCCCGTTGGGATGGTAACAGAAGTCATGCGGTGTCATATGAAGTTCCAGCATCCCGAGGGCGACCACTTCACCCTGATCAACATCTACAACACCTTCAAACGCAGCCAGAAGGAGCCAT aTTTCAGCCAGGAGCAGTGGTGTGAGGAGTACTTCCTGTGCTGTGCTGCCCTGCAGACGGCAGATGCCATCAGAGCCCAGCTCACAGATATTCTGAAGAGGATCGAGCTTCCCATTTCAGAACCAGCCTTTGGCACCAAGACCAACGCGCTCAATATCAAGAGGGCGCTGCTCGCTGGCTACTTTATGCAG ATCGCCAGAGATGTGGACGGCTCGGGGAATTACTTCATGCTGCTGAATAAACACGTGGCTCAGGTTCACCGTCTGTCTGGATATGGAGCAAAAACTCATAAACTGGGTCTGCCGGAGTGGGTTCTGTTCCATGAGTACAACCTCTCAGATGACAACTGCATTCGGACCGTCACACAGATCTCACCGCAGGC